One stretch of Chroococcidiopsis sp. CCMEE 29 DNA includes these proteins:
- a CDS encoding thioesterase family protein, with protein MQKICFELEVYSFHIDFIGHVNNIVYVQWMEIGRTKLLEAIGMPTHEIFHQGFVPVLVQTNITYKSPLYLGDRVQIEIWISELRNASAIMQFRFANVQGTLAAEGWQKGLFVDRETMRPRRLCTEERALFLPYVHSTDAAQSDSALREVP; from the coding sequence ATGCAGAAGATTTGCTTTGAGTTAGAGGTCTACTCCTTCCACATTGACTTCATCGGTCATGTGAACAATATCGTTTATGTGCAATGGATGGAAATTGGACGAACAAAGTTGCTGGAGGCGATTGGGATGCCGACGCATGAAATTTTTCACCAGGGCTTTGTTCCGGTGCTGGTGCAAACAAACATCACATACAAATCGCCCCTTTATTTAGGCGATCGGGTCCAAATAGAGATATGGATCTCTGAATTGCGAAATGCTTCTGCCATCATGCAATTCCGCTTTGCTAATGTTCAGGGAACCTTAGCCGCAGAAGGATGGCAAAAAGGATTGTTTGTTGATCGAGAAACAATGCGTCCAAGGCGGTTGTGTACAGAAGAACGGGCGTTGTTTTTACCCTATGTCCACTCAACTGATGCAGCCCAGTCTGACAGTGCTCTGAGAGAAGTACCATAA